One Dioscorea cayenensis subsp. rotundata cultivar TDr96_F1 chromosome 15, TDr96_F1_v2_PseudoChromosome.rev07_lg8_w22 25.fasta, whole genome shotgun sequence genomic region harbors:
- the LOC120277822 gene encoding secreted RxLR effector protein 161-like gives MLDCKTEPTPMNANEKLSLDDGSGDANAGKYRNLVGSLLYLTHTRPDLMYAVSVVARFMHCPSMHHLGAVKRIMHHIAGTINLGLLYERTDKLKLMGYTDNDWGGLIDDQKSTTGWVFNLGSAAVAWCSKK, from the coding sequence ATGCTTGACTGTAAAACCGAACCAACCCCTATGAATGCCAATGAAAAACTTAGCTTGGATGATGGTTCTGGAGATGCAAATGCTGGGAAATATAGAAACCTAGTGGGAAGTCTACTGTATCTCACGCACACCCGACCTGATCTCATGTATGCTGTCTCCGTTGTAGCTCGGTTTATGCACTGTCCCTCGATGCATCACCTTGGAGCGGTGAAGCGCATTATGCATCACATCGCTGGCACTATTAATCTCGGACTGTTATATGAGCGCACTGATAAATTGAAACTTATGGGCTATACGGACAATGATTGGGGTGGGTTGATTGATGACCAAAAAAGCACCACCGGTTGGGTGTTCAATCTTGGTTCGGCTGCTGTTGCGTGGTGTTCGAAGAAATAA